In Catharus ustulatus isolate bCatUst1 chromosome 31, bCatUst1.pri.v2, whole genome shotgun sequence, the following proteins share a genomic window:
- the LOC117009195 gene encoding keratin, type II cytoskeletal 4-like has product MSRQAPTVRSVLGRRGFSSASEICGRSYAASASQPVRCGAYSSRSVCNLGGSRRISYVNGGCGTGCFGEMGFGAMGYGNVAGGRIGLCGPRGYSIVRGFPERKGDGIQGICIDERLLKPLCVGVDPLEHEIRCQEKEQIKTLNTQFACFIDKVRFLEQQNKVLETKWGLLQQYVLPKKGKNLELYFENYICDLRKRLDCLLCEKQKLGSEECATSQLVEEFKCKYEEEINRRTTVENEFVALKKDADCIFLNKEELEVKVDLLRRQLELLKCVFEEERAQVDRQLCDTSVIVKMDNNRDLDMESIIKNVECWYQEIAQKSKEEVDAFYQTRFQELQDKRGKYCHDLQSNKCEISELTRMIQKLQCELESVKKQVSCLQTSICDVEQRGDCALKDAREKHVELQNALQKAKDELACMLRDYQELLNVKLALDIEIATYKTLLEGEESRICVGNPVSVSVVSSGYNIPDECGMMVNGAACGYGSLGRRAGRHSSQSGGFSSRSAGIHPKRVLSSVAKQCIPEVFCQAAGVSCKAGGFSSRSGGYPARTVVSAGSGALNARMGPCQPGGVLSFGNQGCVIRQLAGPPVVVSSSPEVVGCNNGVVGNFGVVRDPCVVP; this is encoded by the exons ATGAGCAGGCAGGCACCGACGGTGAGATCTGTCCTGGGACGAAGAGGCTTCAGTTCAGCCTCGGAGATCTGTGGTCGCAGCTACGCCGCGTCTGCCAGCCAGCCCGTGCGGTGCGGCGCCTACAGCAGCAGGAGCGTCTGCAACCTGGGCGGCAGCAGGAGGATCTCCTATGTCAACGGGGGCTGCGGCACCGGCTGCTTTGGGGAGATGGGCTTCGGGGCCATGGGCTACGGGAATGTTGCGGGAGGAAGGATTGGGCTGTGCGGCCCCCGGGGATACAGCATCGTGCGCGGGTTCCCCGAGCGCAAGGGCGACGGCATCCAAGGGATCTGCATCGACGAGCGGCTGCTGAAGCCCCTCTGCGTTGGGGTGGACCCGCTGGAACACGAGATACGCtgccaggagaaggagcagatcAAGACCCTCAACACGCAGTTTGCCTGTTTCATCGACAAG GTCCGATTCCTGGAACAGCAGAACAAAGTGCTGGAGACCAAGTGGGGCCTCCTGCAGCAATACGTGCtgccaaaaaaagggaaaaacctgGAACTCTACTTTGAGAATTACATCTGTGACCTGAGGAAGCGCCTGGACTGTTTGctgtgtgaaaagcagaaactgGGCAGTGAAGAATGTGCCACAAGCCAGCTGGTGGAGGAGTTCAAGTGCAA GTATGAAGAGGAAATCAACAGGCGCACGACTGTGGAGAATGAGTTTGTGGCACTCAAAAAG GATGCAGACTGCATCTTCCTGAACAAGGAAGAGCTGGAGGTGAAGGTAGATCTGTTAaggaggcagctggagctgctgaaatgtGTGTTTGAGGAG GAAAGGGCCCAGGTCGATCGCCAGCTCTGCGACACCTCTGTCATCGTCAAGATGGACAACAACCGAGACCTGGACATGGAAAGCATCATCAAGAACGTTGAGTGCTGGTACCAGGAGATCGCCCAGAAGAGCAAAGAAGAAGTTGATGCTTTCTACCAGACCAGG tttcaggagctgcaggataAGAGAGGGAAATATTGCCATGACCTGCAGAGCAACAAGTGTGAGATTTCAGAGCTGACCCGGATGATCCAGAAGCTGCAGTGTGAGCTGGAGAGTGTCAAGAAGCAG GTCTCCTGCCTGCAAACCTCCATTTGTGACGTTGAGCAGCGCGGGGATTGTGCCCTCAAAGATGCCCGGGAAAAGCACGTTGAGCTGCAGAACGCCCTGCAAAAGGCCAAGGACGAGCTGGCCTGCATGCTGCGGGACTACCAGGAGCTGCTCAATGTcaagctggccctggacatcGAGATTGCCACCTACAAGACTCTGCTGGAGGGTGAAGAGAGCAG GATATGTGTGGGGAACCCTGTGAGCGTGT CTGTGGTCAGCAGTGGCTACAACATCCCCGATGAGTGCGGGATGATGGTCAACGGGGCCGCGTGTGGCTACGGCTCGCTGGGCAGACGGGCCGGGCGACACAGCTCCCAGAGCGGCGGATTCAGCTCCCGCAGCGCCGGCATCCACCCCAAGAGAGTGCTCAGCTCTGTAGCCAAGCAGTGCATCCCAGAGGTGTTCTGCCAGGCTGCGGGGGTCAGCTGCAAAGCTGGGGGGTTCAGCTCCCGCAGCGGGGGGTACCCGGCGCGCACCGTGGTCAGCGCTGGCAGCGGCGCCCTCAACGCCAGGATGGGGCCCTGCCAGCCCGGGGGAGTGCTCAGCTTTGGCAACCAGGGCTGCGTCATCCGGCAGCTGGCTGGGCCCCCCGTCGTTGTGTCCAGCAGCCCTGAGGTCGTGGGGTGCAACAATGGCGTggtggggaattttggggtggtcAGAGACCCCTGCGTGGTGCCGTAG